In Embleya scabrispora, the DNA window CGTCGGCCAGGCTCTCCGGGCGGGCCACGGTCACCTCCAGGCGCTCGCTGCCGACCATGCGCTTGAGCGCCGCGGGGGTGTCCTCGGCGATGACGCGGCCCGCGTCGATGACGGCGATGCGGTCGGCGAGTGCGTCCGCCTCCTCCAGGTACTGGGTGGTGAGCAGGATGGTCACGCCGTTGGCGACCAGGTCGCGCACCACGTCCCACAGGACGCTCCGGCTGGTGGGGTCCAGGCCCGTGCTGGGCTCGTCGAGGAACAACACCTGCGGATCGCCGATCACACAGGTGGCCAGGTCGAGCCGGCGGCGCATGCCGCCCGAATAGGTGCCCACGGTGCGGTCGGCGGCGTCGGTCAACTCGAACCGCTCGAGCAGTTCGGCCGCGCGCAGCGCCGCACCGCGTCGCCCGTAGCGCAGCAGTTTGGCCAGCAGGACCATGTTCTCGCGCCCGGTGAGGAGTTCGTCGACGGCCGCGTACTGCCCGGCGAGGCCGATGCGCCGCCGCACCTCCTTGCCCTCGCGCACCACGTCGTGCCCGGCGACGACGGCACGGCCGGCGGACGGCTCGACCAGGGTGGCCAGAATGCGGACGGTGGTCGTCTTGCCGGCGCCGTTGGGGCCGAGTACGCCCAGGACGGTGCCGGCCGGCACCGCCAGATCGACGCGGTGCAGCGCCGTGTGGCTGCGGTACTGCTTCTGCAACCCTTCGGCGAGGATGGCCAGGTCGGACGAGGCCACGGTCATCCCGCCCGACGCTGCAGGCTGAGCGGACGCATGTCCGTCCAGTCGCGCTCGATGTGGGCCACGGCCGTGGCGCGGTCGGTCTCCGCGAGCGTCACCCGCCAGCCGTCGGGCACGGCGGCGAAGGACGGCCACAGGGAGTACTGCCCCTCGTCGTTGACGAGGACGAGGAAGCGGCCGTCTTCGCGGTCAAAGGGGTTGGCCATGGATGTTCTCCAGATCTCGGATGGTGCTCGAATGCGTCGAATGCGTCGAATGCGTCGAGGGTCGGGTGTCGGGGGCCGGAGGGTCAGGCGGGCGCGGCCGCGGTTCGTGCCGCCGCCAGGGCGGAGAGCGCGTGCTCGACGGCTCGGCCGATGGCCGCCGCCGGGGCGGGTTGCATCATCTGCTGGTGGGTGCAGTCCACGTCGTGCGCGGAGATGGCCCGCCCGACGTGCGGCTCCCAGCTCTTGAGCTTGAGGGCGCGCTCGTCCTGCGTACCCTCGTCGCTGCCCTCGGTCGCCACGAAGAGCGTCATGGGACAACCGTCGAAGCGGCCGGGGGTGAAGCGCCGGAACAGCTCCAGGTTGTTGCGCATGACGCTCAACAGGCGCTCCAGGGTGTCCTGTTCGAACGCGGCGAGCGGGCCGCCGGAACGCGCCAGGCGGGCGGCGACGCCCTGCGGGGTGAGCCGGCCGAACCCCGCCGGGTCGACACCGGCCTCCGTCAGGAAATCGGCGAGGAACTCCTCGTCGCTCGGCGCGGCGCCGTGCGCGTCGTCGGGGTAGGCGTCCAGGTTCGCCAGGTACGCGACCTCCTCGCCGGCCGCCCGCAGTCGCACGGCCATCTCGTGGGCGACGACACCGCCGTAGGACCAGCCGAGCAGGTGATACGGGCCGGCCGGCTGGATGGCCCTGATCCGGGCCAGGTAGTCATCGGCGACCTCCCCGATGTGCTCGGGCAGCGGGCCCGGCTCGGCGATGCCGCGCGCCTGGAGGCCGTAGACGGGCTGCTCCGGGTCCAGGTGCTCGGCGAGCGCGGTGAACGGGATGGCGAAGCCCAGGCCGCCGTGTACGCAGAACAGCGGCGGCCGGGCGCCGGTCGGACGGATCGGCAGCACGGGCCCCAGCGGGTCGCCGGCCTCGCCCTCGGCGACCGCGCTCGCGGCGAGGGCCTCGACGGTGCGGTGCTCGAAGACCGCGCCGAGGCTGATCCGCAGCCCGAGGCGGGCGGCGCCGTTGACCAGCCTGATCACCTTCAGGCTGTCCCCGCCCAGTGCGAAGAACCCGTCGTCCGGGCCGACGTCGTCGACCCCGAGCACCTCCTCGATCGCCGCGCACAACAACCTTTCCCGCTCGGTGCGGGGCCGCTGCCGGGCACGGTCGGCACCGGCCCGGGAGTGGTCGGGGGCGGGCAGGGCCTTGACGTCGAGCTTCCCGTTGGCGTTCAGCGGCAGCGCGGACAGCGGGACGATGGCGTCCGGCACCATGTAGCCGGGCAGGAAGCGCGCCAAGTGCCGTCGCAGCTCCTCCGGTTCCGGGTCCGGGCAGCCGGGGGCGGGCACCACGTAGGCGACCAGGCGGCGCTGGCCCGCGCGCTCGGCGGGGGCCAGTACGACGGCCCGCGCAATCGCCTGATGTGCCGTCAAAATCCGTTCGATCTCGCCGAGTTCGACGCGGAAGCCGCGGATCTTCACCTGCTGGTCGACGCGGCCGACGTAGTCGATCCGGTCGTGCCGGTCCCAGCGCACCAGGTCGCCCGTCCGGTACATCCGCTCGCCCGGCTCCCCGAACGGGCAGGCCACGAAGCGTTCGGCGGTCTGACCGGGCCGGTGGAGGTACCCGCGGGCGAGGCCCTCGCCCGCCAGGTAGAGCTCGCCGACCACGCCCCGCGGCACCAGTCCCAGGGCCTCGTCCAGGACGTAGGCGCAGGTGTCCCCGATCGGCAGCCCGATGGGGACGGTGGCCCCGCCGCCGACCAGGGCGGTGTTCTGGGAGGTGGCGAAGGTGGTGGCCTCGGTCGGGCCGTACGCGTTGAAGACGACGGTGTCCGGCAGTGCGGCCCGCAGTCGCTCGATGTGGTCCGCGGACAGCGCCTCGCCGCCGGTGAACAGCGCCCGCACCGCGGCCATGGCGCGGGGTCGGGTGTCGGCGAGGGTGTTGAGGAACTGGGTGCTGAGGAAGGCGACCGTCACCCCCGCCCGGCCGACGAACGCCTCCAACGTCTCGGGGTCGGCGGGCCCCGGCGGGCAGATCGCCAGCCGCGCGCCGTGGGTGAGCGGCGTCCACATCTCGAAGGTGGACGCGTCGAAGGCGACCGCCGCGAAGC includes these proteins:
- a CDS encoding ATP-binding cassette domain-containing protein — its product is MTVASSDLAILAEGLQKQYRSHTALHRVDLAVPAGTVLGVLGPNGAGKTTTVRILATLVEPSAGRAVVAGHDVVREGKEVRRRIGLAGQYAAVDELLTGRENMVLLAKLLRYGRRGAALRAAELLERFELTDAADRTVGTYSGGMRRRLDLATCVIGDPQVLFLDEPSTGLDPTSRSVLWDVVRDLVANGVTILLTTQYLEEADALADRIAVIDAGRVIAEDTPAALKRMVGSERLEVTVARPESLADAVAALATLGGAQEPTADPATLRVSVHLDRGGLDEVARAAVALREKGVDTVDFEVCKPTLDDVFFQLTGTGQQKESRR
- a CDS encoding MbtH family protein; protein product: MANPFDREDGRFLVLVNDEGQYSLWPSFAAVPDGWRVTLAETDRATAVAHIERDWTDMRPLSLQRRAG